CAACGGCATAACGGTGCAGGGGCTTAGTGGCTATATGAAGTAAGTGCGAGGCAACTCGGGCCAGAAAAGGTTGATTCATGAGGGCTTATTTCAGGCCCCTGAAAATAAAGGAAACAAACTGATTGAACTCTTTTCGGGAAGAGAAAATGGTAAGTGTCTGTTTCCAAAGGAGGTTACCGGTAAGTTTTTTCGGGTCGGGTTTGAGCTTGGTGGGCTGCAGGTTGATGTCGGAACCGGGCTTTGGGTGTTTTTGGCCGTTTTCAGACCCCAGAAAATGACTGGCAAAGTCATCGGCAGTTTTAAAGTGCTGCTTTGCCTTGGGCATGTTACCTTGTTTTTCGAGAAGCAAACCCAGGTTGTTGTGCGCGATTGCGTCTTCGGGGTCCAGTTCAACCGCTTTTTCGTAATCGGCAATGGCACCGGCCAGATCTCCCAATGCGTCTTTGGCAAAGGCTCTGCTGGCGTAACGGTAGCTGTAACCAGCGTCGAGCTCAACGGCCCGGTTAAAATCCGACAAAGCTTCGCGTTTTCGTTTCAGGTTGAGGTACACTGTACCCCGATAACTGAAGAGGTCAGCGTTGCGATTGTCGCTCTTGATGAGTTCGTTGAATAATTTCAGGGCGGGCTCAAACCGGCCTTCTTTCAGGTGTTCAACGGCTTTTTGTTGCTTGTTCGACATGGCTGTGCAAAGTTAGTATTTCGCTGCGTGTTGGCTCTTTCCGGTGGATTCCAGTAGCTTTGCGATATGGATTTTCCGCTATACCGAAAATACGCCCACGGCTCGTCATTTTTTGAGGTCTTGTCGGATTCAGAGTTCCGGGAGCTGAAAAT
This genomic window from Cryomorphaceae bacterium contains:
- a CDS encoding tetratricopeptide repeat protein, producing the protein MSNKQQKAVEHLKEGRFEPALKLFNELIKSDNRNADLFSYRGTVYLNLKRKREALSDFNRAVELDAGYSYRYASRAFAKDALGDLAGAIADYEKAVELDPEDAIAHNNLGLLLEKQGNMPKAKQHFKTADDFASHFLGSENGQKHPKPGSDINLQPTKLKPDPKKLTGNLLWKQTLTIFSSRKEFNQFVSFIFRGLK